One window of Oncorhynchus kisutch isolate 150728-3 linkage group LG25, Okis_V2, whole genome shotgun sequence genomic DNA carries:
- the LOC116357445 gene encoding exportin-5-like, whose translation MGSPKVLEPSSAHKVGEKKMKDQFKKLITGTVGKALGQQFKKEVHIRNLPSLLKKPKLEKRDIVEPSETGSLAALFSPTQDNI comes from the exons ATGGGCTCCCCCAAAG TGCTGGAGCCCAGCTCTGCCCACAAGGTGGGAGAGAAGAAGATGAAGGACCAGTTCAAGAAGCTCATCACTGGCACTGTGGGG aaAGCTCTGGGCCAGCAGTTTAAAAAGGAGGTACATATCAGAAATCTCCCATCTCTCTTAAAGAAGCCCAAGCTGGAGAAAAGGGACATTGTGGAGCCCAGTGAGACTGGATCTCTAGCAGCTCTCTTCTCCCCAACACAGGACAACATCTAG